In one Nicotiana tomentosiformis chromosome 6, ASM39032v3, whole genome shotgun sequence genomic region, the following are encoded:
- the LOC104092662 gene encoding binding partner of ACD11 1-like isoform X2, with amino-acid sequence MSVKTVQVSNVSLGAKEQDIKEFFSFSGDIEYVEMRSDNERSQVAYITFKDPQSAETAVLLSGATIVDQSITIALAPEYKLPPTASVSPAPTGSTNIPTAGGSAIQKAEDVVSSMLAKGFILGKDAVSKAKGLDEKHKITSTTSARVASLDQKYGLSEKITTGATIVNHKVKEMDQKFQVSEKSKSAFAAAEQTVSNAGSAIMKNRYALTGVTWAAGAFSRVTKAAGEVGQKTKEKLAEEEKGRNSAKGYVQEHAESQIGIKEPTIESQTGIKEPANDSQTGIQELTISSLPPKA; translated from the exons GTTAAGACAGTGCAAGTGAGCAATGTTTCATTGGGTGCTAAAGAGCAAGATATCAAGGAGTTCTTTTCATTCTCTGGGGATATTGAATATGTTGAGATGAGAAG tGATAATGAGCGATCTCAAGTTGCTTATATCACGTTCAAGGATCCTCAGAGTGCAGAGACCGCAGTTCTTCTTTCG GGAGCTACAATTGTTGATCAGTCCATCACAATAGCCCTTGCACCCGAGTACAAGCTCCCACCTACAGCTTCAGTGTCACCAGCT CCAACTGGAAGCACCAATATACCTACTGCTGGTGGATCAGCTATTCAAAAAGCGGAAGACGTCGTCAGCAGCATGTTGGCAAAAGGCTTTATCTTGGGCAAGGACGCAGTTAGCAAAGCCAAGGGATTAGATGAGAAACACAAGATCACATCCACTACTTCAGCCAGAGTTGCTTCTTTAGACCAAAAATATGGCCTTAGCGAGAAAATCACTACGGGAGCAACCATAGTGAACCACAAAGTGAAAGAAATGGACCAGAAGTTCCAAGTGTCCGAAAAGTCAAAATCTGCTTTTGCAGCTGCTGAGCAGACGGTTAGCAATGCTGGATCCGCGATCATGAAAAACAGATACGCTTTGACGGGGGTAACTTGGGCTGCGGGTGCTTTCAGTCGGGTCACTAAGGCTGCCGGGGAAGTGGGACAGAAGACGAAGGAAAAACTGGCTGAAGAAGAAAAGGGAAGAAATTCAGCTAAAGGTTATGTGCAAGAACATGCTGAGTCCCAAATCGGAATCAAGGAAC CTACCATTGAGTCCCAAACCGGAATCAAGGAACCTGCCAATGACTCCCAAACCGGAATCCAGGAACTTACCATTTCCTCTCTTCCCCCAAAAGCTTAA
- the LOC104092662 gene encoding binding partner of ACD11 1-like isoform X1 encodes MSVKTVQVSNVSLGAKEQDIKEFFSFSGDIEYVEMRSDNERSQVAYITFKDPQSAETAVLLSGATIVDQSITIALAPEYKLPPTASVSPAPTGSTNIPTAGGSAIQKAEDVVSSMLAKGFILGKDAVSKAKGLDEKHKITSTTSARVASLDQKYGLSEKITTGATIVNHKVKEMDQKFQVSEKSKSAFAAAEQTVSNAGSAIMKNRYALTGVTWAAGAFSRVTKAAGEVGQKTKEKLAEEEKGRNSAKGYVQEHAESQIGIKEPTIESQIGIKTIESQIGIGEPTIESQIGIREPTIESQTGIKEPANDSQTGIQELTISSLPPKA; translated from the exons GTTAAGACAGTGCAAGTGAGCAATGTTTCATTGGGTGCTAAAGAGCAAGATATCAAGGAGTTCTTTTCATTCTCTGGGGATATTGAATATGTTGAGATGAGAAG tGATAATGAGCGATCTCAAGTTGCTTATATCACGTTCAAGGATCCTCAGAGTGCAGAGACCGCAGTTCTTCTTTCG GGAGCTACAATTGTTGATCAGTCCATCACAATAGCCCTTGCACCCGAGTACAAGCTCCCACCTACAGCTTCAGTGTCACCAGCT CCAACTGGAAGCACCAATATACCTACTGCTGGTGGATCAGCTATTCAAAAAGCGGAAGACGTCGTCAGCAGCATGTTGGCAAAAGGCTTTATCTTGGGCAAGGACGCAGTTAGCAAAGCCAAGGGATTAGATGAGAAACACAAGATCACATCCACTACTTCAGCCAGAGTTGCTTCTTTAGACCAAAAATATGGCCTTAGCGAGAAAATCACTACGGGAGCAACCATAGTGAACCACAAAGTGAAAGAAATGGACCAGAAGTTCCAAGTGTCCGAAAAGTCAAAATCTGCTTTTGCAGCTGCTGAGCAGACGGTTAGCAATGCTGGATCCGCGATCATGAAAAACAGATACGCTTTGACGGGGGTAACTTGGGCTGCGGGTGCTTTCAGTCGGGTCACTAAGGCTGCCGGGGAAGTGGGACAGAAGACGAAGGAAAAACTGGCTGAAGAAGAAAAGGGAAGAAATTCAGCTAAAGGTTATGTGCAAGAACATGCTGAGTCCCAAATCGGAATCAAGGAACCTACCATTGAGTCCCAAATCGGAATCAAGACCATTGAGTCCCAAATCGGAATCGGGGAACCTACCATTGAGTCCCAAATCGGAATCAGGGAACCTACCATTGAGTCCCAAACCGGAATCAAGGAACCTGCCAATGACTCCCAAACCGGAATCCAGGAACTTACCATTTCCTCTCTTCCCCCAAAAGCTTAA